A genomic region of Mycobacterium senriense contains the following coding sequences:
- the egtE gene encoding ergothioneine biosynthesis PLP-dependent enzyme EgtE, protein MTGATELADQWRSARPPMAGLHLDNAACSRQSLAVLEAAAQHARNESELGGYVAAEAATPVLDAGRVAFAALTGMGDAEVVFTTGSLNALDLLLGSWPAERRTVACLPGEYGPNLAMLAAHGFDRQLLPTREDGRVTLDDAALALQTDPPDLVHLTAVASHCGVVQPVSMVARLCRELGLPLVVDAAQALGQVDCAVGADVTYSSSRKWIAGPRGVGMLGVRRELMESLRPRLATPDWARNDGSPTVAEQLEFGEANVAARVGFSLALGEHLAYGPQAVCARLAEVGSMSRTVLADVTGWTVVEEVEEPSAITTLAPNDGGDPQMVRDWLLAERRILTTFAGLQRAPLELTEPVLRISPHVDTTAEDLETFAEALIAAAAATATG, encoded by the coding sequence GTGACCGGCGCCACCGAGCTGGCCGATCAATGGCGGTCGGCCCGCCCGCCGATGGCCGGGCTGCACCTGGACAACGCGGCCTGTTCGCGGCAGAGCCTGGCGGTGCTCGAGGCCGCCGCGCAGCACGCCCGCAACGAGTCCGAGCTCGGCGGCTATGTCGCGGCGGAGGCGGCCACGCCCGTGCTCGACGCCGGTCGAGTCGCGTTCGCCGCGCTGACCGGAATGGGCGATGCCGAGGTGGTTTTCACCACTGGCTCGCTGAACGCCCTGGACCTGCTGCTGGGCAGCTGGCCGGCCGAGCGCCGAACGGTGGCTTGCCTGCCCGGCGAATACGGGCCCAACCTGGCGATGCTGGCCGCGCACGGATTCGACCGTCAGCTGCTTCCGACCCGGGAAGACGGCCGTGTCACGCTGGACGACGCGGCGCTGGCCCTGCAGACCGATCCGCCCGACCTGGTGCATCTGACCGCGGTGGCCAGCCATTGCGGTGTGGTGCAACCGGTTTCGATGGTCGCCCGACTCTGCCGGGAGTTGGGGCTGCCGCTCGTCGTCGACGCGGCCCAGGCGCTGGGCCAGGTGGACTGCGCGGTGGGCGCCGACGTGACGTATTCCTCGTCGCGCAAGTGGATCGCCGGTCCGCGCGGTGTGGGGATGCTCGGGGTGCGCCGCGAGCTGATGGAAAGCCTGCGCCCACGGCTGGCCACGCCGGACTGGGCCCGCAATGACGGCTCGCCGACGGTGGCCGAACAGCTGGAGTTCGGCGAGGCCAATGTCGCCGCGCGGGTGGGTTTTTCGCTGGCATTGGGCGAGCATCTGGCGTACGGACCGCAGGCGGTGTGTGCGCGGCTGGCCGAGGTGGGCAGCATGAGCCGCACGGTGCTGGCCGATGTGACCGGCTGGACGGTGGTCGAAGAGGTCGAAGAACCCAGTGCCATCACCACTTTGGCGCCGAACGACGGCGGCGACCCGCAAATGGTGCGCGACTGGCTGCTGGCCGAGCGGCGGATCCTGACCACGTTTGCCGGCCTGCAGCGGGCGCCGCTGGAGCTCACCGAACCCGTGCTGCGGATCTCGCCGCACGTGGACACCACGGCCGAAGACCTGGAGACGTTCGCTGAGGCGCTCATCGCCGCCGCCGCGGCGACCGCGACCGGCTAG
- a CDS encoding class I SAM-dependent methyltransferase gives MAPDQIVDWDNVYREQGEFEGPPPWNIGEPQPELAALIAAGKFRSDVLDAGCGVAELSLTLAAQGYTVVGIDLTPTAVAAATKAAADRGLTTVTFVQADITSFTGYDGRFSTVADSTLFHSLPIEGREGYLSSVHRAAAPGASYFVLVFAKGAFPDEWETKPNEVDEDELRDAVSKYWEIDEIRPAFIHANIPPTPDGPQHDRDEKGRMKMPAYLLTAHKAG, from the coding sequence GTGGCGCCTGATCAAATTGTCGACTGGGACAACGTATATCGCGAGCAGGGCGAGTTCGAGGGCCCGCCGCCGTGGAACATCGGTGAGCCGCAGCCCGAACTGGCCGCCCTGATCGCGGCCGGGAAGTTCCGCAGCGACGTGCTGGACGCCGGCTGCGGAGTCGCCGAGCTGTCGTTGACCCTGGCCGCCCAGGGCTACACCGTGGTCGGCATCGACCTCACCCCCACGGCCGTCGCGGCGGCCACCAAGGCCGCGGCCGACCGCGGCCTGACCACGGTCACCTTCGTGCAGGCGGACATCACGTCGTTCACCGGCTACGACGGACGGTTCTCCACCGTGGCCGACAGCACGCTGTTCCACTCGTTGCCGATCGAGGGCCGCGAGGGGTACCTCAGCTCGGTACACCGCGCGGCTGCTCCGGGAGCCAGCTACTTCGTGCTGGTCTTCGCCAAGGGTGCTTTTCCCGACGAATGGGAGACCAAGCCCAACGAAGTCGACGAGGACGAGTTGCGCGACGCGGTGAGCAAGTACTGGGAGATCGACGAGATCCGGCCGGCCTTCATCCACGCCAACATTCCGCCGACCCCCGACGGCCCGCAGCACGACCGCGACGAGAAGGGCCGGATGAAGATGCCGGCCTACCTGTTAACGGCGCACAAAGCCGGCTAG
- a CDS encoding AAA family ATPase: MTQPTTAQSPTAESAREALLALRGELAKAVVGQEGVVSGLVIALLCRGHVLLEGVPGVAKTLLVRALSAALQLEFKRVQFTPDLMPGDVTGSLVYDARTAAFVFRPGPVFTNLLLADEINRTPPKTQAALLEAMEERQVSVDGEPRPLPDPFIVAATQNPVEYEGTYQLPEAQLDRFLLKLNVTLPPRDAEIAILHRHAHGFDPRDLSAIKPVAGPSDLAAGRDAVRSVLVADEVLGYIVDIVGATRSSPALQLGVSPRGATALLATARSWSWLSGRNYVTPDDVKAMARSTLRHRVMLRPEAELEGATPDGVLDGILASVPVPR, translated from the coding sequence GTGACACAACCCACTACCGCTCAGTCCCCCACCGCTGAATCGGCGCGCGAGGCGCTGCTGGCGTTGCGCGGCGAGCTCGCCAAGGCCGTCGTCGGACAGGAGGGCGTGGTCAGCGGCCTGGTGATCGCGCTGCTGTGCCGCGGCCACGTGCTGCTGGAAGGTGTTCCGGGAGTGGCGAAGACGTTGCTGGTCAGGGCCTTGTCCGCGGCGCTGCAGCTGGAATTCAAGCGGGTGCAGTTCACCCCCGACCTGATGCCCGGTGACGTGACCGGTTCGCTGGTGTACGACGCGCGCACCGCCGCGTTCGTGTTCCGGCCCGGGCCGGTGTTCACCAACCTGCTGCTGGCCGACGAGATCAACCGGACCCCGCCCAAGACGCAGGCCGCGCTGCTCGAGGCGATGGAAGAGCGTCAGGTCAGCGTCGACGGCGAACCGCGACCGCTGCCCGACCCGTTCATCGTGGCCGCCACCCAGAATCCGGTCGAGTACGAGGGCACCTACCAGCTGCCCGAGGCCCAGCTGGACCGCTTCTTGCTCAAGCTGAATGTGACGCTGCCGCCGCGCGACGCCGAGATCGCCATCCTGCACCGGCACGCGCACGGCTTCGACCCGCGCGATCTGTCGGCGATCAAGCCGGTGGCCGGACCCTCCGACCTGGCGGCCGGCCGCGACGCCGTGCGCAGCGTGCTGGTCGCCGACGAGGTGCTGGGCTACATCGTCGACATCGTCGGGGCCACCCGTTCCTCCCCGGCGCTGCAACTGGGCGTGTCACCCCGCGGGGCGACCGCCCTGCTGGCCACGGCGCGCTCCTGGTCGTGGCTGTCCGGCCGCAACTACGTCACACCCGACGACGTGAAGGCCATGGCCCGCTCGACGCTGCGGCACCGGGTGATGCTGCGGCCCGAGGCCGAACTCGAGGGGGCTACGCCCGACGGCGTGCTCGACGGGATTCTGGCGTCGGTCCCGGTGCCCCGCTAG
- a CDS encoding DUF58 domain-containing protein yields MVLTGRAGLVALICVLPIALSPWPAITFAALLIALATAVVLDIVLAASTSQLRYVRSPDRSARLGQQVECGLLIHNDGARRFRGQIRDAWPPSAQARPRIHPIDIPAGQDQHVQTQLQPVRRGDQRATVVTARSIGPLGLAGRQRSRPVPGQLRVLPPFLARKHLPSRLAKLREIDGLLPTLVRGQGTEFDSLREYVVGDDVRSIDWRATARRADVVVRTWRPERDRRVVIVLDTGRTAAGRVGVDPTAADPAGWPRLDWSMDAALLLAALASRAGDHVDFLAHDRVSRAGVFGASRTELLAQLVDSMAALQPTLVESDWRAMASAIALRARRRSLVVLLTDLNAAALDEGLLPVLPQLSAKHHLLLAAVSDPRVDQMAAGRSDAAAVYDAAAAERSRNDRGAIATRLRRSGVEVVDAPPTELAPALADHYLAMKATGRL; encoded by the coding sequence GTGGTGCTGACCGGACGCGCCGGGCTGGTCGCGCTGATCTGCGTCCTGCCTATCGCGCTGTCTCCTTGGCCGGCAATCACTTTCGCGGCCCTGCTGATAGCGCTGGCAACCGCGGTGGTCCTCGACATCGTCCTGGCGGCCAGCACGAGCCAACTGCGCTACGTGCGTTCCCCGGATCGCTCGGCGCGGCTCGGGCAGCAGGTGGAGTGCGGCCTGTTGATCCACAACGACGGCGCGCGCCGGTTCCGCGGCCAGATCCGCGACGCCTGGCCGCCCAGCGCGCAGGCGCGGCCGCGCATCCATCCCATCGACATCCCCGCCGGGCAAGACCAGCACGTCCAGACCCAGCTGCAGCCCGTTCGTCGCGGTGACCAGCGCGCGACCGTGGTGACCGCCCGATCGATCGGCCCGCTCGGGCTGGCGGGACGGCAGCGATCGCGACCGGTGCCCGGGCAGCTGCGGGTGCTGCCCCCGTTCCTGGCCCGCAAGCACCTGCCGTCGCGGCTGGCCAAGCTCCGCGAGATCGACGGCCTGCTACCCACGCTGGTACGCGGCCAGGGCACCGAATTCGACTCGCTGCGCGAGTATGTCGTCGGTGACGACGTGCGCTCGATCGACTGGCGCGCCACCGCGCGTCGCGCCGACGTGGTGGTGCGCACCTGGCGGCCCGAACGCGACCGGCGGGTGGTGATCGTGCTTGACACGGGCCGCACGGCGGCGGGCCGGGTCGGTGTCGACCCGACCGCGGCCGATCCCGCGGGCTGGCCGCGGCTGGATTGGTCGATGGACGCCGCGCTGCTGCTGGCGGCCCTGGCGTCGCGGGCCGGCGATCACGTCGACTTCCTCGCCCACGACCGGGTGAGCCGCGCCGGCGTGTTCGGCGCCTCGCGCACCGAACTGCTCGCCCAGCTGGTCGACTCGATGGCGGCCTTACAACCTACTCTTGTCGAATCGGATTGGCGCGCAATGGCTTCCGCCATCGCGCTGCGCGCCCGCCGACGTTCCCTGGTGGTGCTGCTGACCGACCTCAACGCGGCCGCGCTCGACGAGGGCCTGCTGCCCGTGCTGCCGCAGCTGTCGGCCAAACATCACCTGCTGCTGGCCGCGGTCTCCGATCCGCGCGTCGACCAAATGGCCGCGGGGCGTTCGGATGCCGCGGCGGTGTACGACGCGGCGGCCGCCGAACGATCCCGCAACGACCGCGGCGCGATCGCCACCCGGCTGCGCCGCAGCGGGGTGGAAGTCGTCGACGCCCCGCCCACCGAACTCGCGCCCGCCCTTGCCGATCACTACCTGGCGATGAAGGCGACCGGGCGCCTGTAG
- a CDS encoding glutamate--cysteine ligase, which yields MGEEVRRTTYDSAHRQEYRRKIQLCLDAFETMLAQSSFDSEQPLTGMEIECNLVDADYQPAMSNRHVLDAIGDPAYQVELGAYNIEFNVPPHALPGHTGLDLEAEVRASLNEAENKAVAAGGAHIVMIGILPTLMSQHLDHGWMSESKRYAALNESIFNARGEDIPISISGPEPLSWHTSTIAPESACTSMQLHLQLDPETFAANWNAAQIVAGPQLALGANSPFLFGHRLWAETRIELFAQSTDTRSDELKSQGVRPRVWFGEQWISSVLDLYQENIRYFEFLLPEVSDEDPVAELSAGRIPHLAELRLHNGTVYRWNRPVYDVVDGRPHLRLENRVLPAGPTVIDMLANSAFFYGMLRSMSEADNPLWTAMDFGVAEANFLAAALDGIDARLRWPGLGEVTARELVLDTLLPIADEGLQRWGVDAEVRDRFLGVIEGRARTGRNGASWQVSTVRALQDGGMSRPAALAQMLRRYCEHMHANEPVHTWES from the coding sequence GTGGGCGAAGAGGTCAGGCGCACCACGTACGACAGCGCACACCGGCAGGAATACCGGCGCAAGATACAGCTGTGTCTGGACGCCTTCGAGACGATGCTTGCCCAGTCAAGCTTCGATTCCGAGCAACCGCTCACCGGCATGGAGATCGAGTGCAACCTGGTCGACGCCGACTACCAGCCGGCCATGTCCAATCGCCACGTGCTGGACGCCATCGGCGATCCGGCGTACCAGGTCGAATTGGGCGCCTACAACATTGAATTCAACGTTCCGCCGCACGCGCTGCCCGGGCACACCGGCCTGGATCTCGAGGCCGAGGTGCGGGCCAGCCTGAACGAGGCCGAGAACAAGGCCGTCGCCGCAGGCGGTGCCCACATCGTCATGATCGGCATCCTGCCCACCCTGATGTCCCAACACCTGGACCACGGCTGGATGAGCGAATCGAAGCGATACGCCGCCCTCAACGAATCGATCTTCAACGCTCGCGGCGAAGACATCCCCATCAGCATTTCCGGACCCGAGCCGCTGAGCTGGCACACCTCGACGATCGCACCCGAATCCGCGTGCACCAGCATGCAATTGCATCTGCAGCTGGATCCGGAGACGTTCGCCGCCAACTGGAATGCGGCGCAGATCGTGGCCGGCCCACAGTTGGCACTGGGGGCCAACTCGCCGTTCTTGTTCGGGCACCGGCTGTGGGCGGAAACCCGTATCGAGCTGTTCGCGCAGTCCACCGACACCAGATCCGATGAGCTGAAATCCCAAGGCGTGCGGCCGCGGGTGTGGTTCGGCGAACAGTGGATCAGCTCCGTCCTCGACTTGTATCAAGAGAACATCCGCTACTTCGAATTCCTGCTGCCCGAGGTGTCCGACGAAGACCCGGTCGCCGAGCTGAGTGCCGGGCGCATCCCACACCTCGCCGAATTGCGGCTGCACAACGGCACCGTCTACCGGTGGAACCGTCCGGTGTACGACGTGGTCGACGGCCGCCCCCATCTACGGCTGGAGAACCGGGTATTGCCGGCCGGGCCGACCGTCATCGACATGCTGGCGAATTCGGCCTTCTTCTACGGCATGCTGCGCAGCATGTCCGAAGCCGACAACCCGTTATGGACCGCCATGGATTTCGGTGTGGCGGAAGCCAATTTCCTGGCGGCCGCGCTGGACGGCATCGACGCCCGGCTGCGCTGGCCCGGGCTGGGCGAGGTGACGGCACGCGAACTGGTGCTCGACACACTGCTGCCGATCGCCGACGAGGGGTTGCAGCGGTGGGGCGTCGACGCCGAGGTCCGCGACCGGTTCCTGGGGGTCATCGAGGGCCGCGCGCGAACCGGTCGCAACGGCGCCAGCTGGCAGGTGTCCACCGTGCGGGCCCTGCAGGACGGCGGCATGAGTCGGCCGGCGGCATTGGCCCAGATGCTGCGGCGATACTGCGAGCACATGCACGCCAACGAGCCGGTGCACACCTGGGAATCCTGA
- a CDS encoding PadR family transcriptional regulator: MSNPFTPPEGPFAGRPGFGFGFGSGPVDRRALHEARRHARRDFREHLRDHAGGHDGPLGFGPGFGPGFGPGFGPGFGFGPGGRRGGWRRGGPGRGKRGDVRAAILTLLAEQPMHGYEMIHQIAERSNGLWKPSPGSVYPTLQLLDDEGLITASETEGSKKRFELTEQGRAVAEKIETPPWDEITEGADPGHMNLRAAVGQLFGAVGQSAHTASAEQQQRIVDILNNARREIYGILGED; encoded by the coding sequence ATGAGCAACCCATTCACTCCCCCCGAAGGACCATTCGCCGGCCGGCCCGGTTTCGGATTCGGCTTCGGCTCCGGCCCGGTTGACCGGCGCGCCCTGCACGAGGCACGGCGCCACGCCCGACGGGACTTCCGCGAGCATCTGCGCGATCACGCCGGTGGCCACGACGGTCCGCTCGGCTTCGGCCCCGGTTTCGGTCCGGGCTTCGGCCCCGGCTTTGGCCCGGGCTTCGGCTTCGGCCCCGGTGGCCGGCGCGGCGGATGGCGCCGTGGCGGCCCGGGTCGCGGCAAGCGCGGCGACGTACGAGCGGCCATCCTGACGCTGCTGGCCGAGCAGCCGATGCACGGCTACGAAATGATCCACCAGATCGCCGAGCGCAGCAATGGACTGTGGAAGCCGAGCCCCGGTTCGGTGTACCCGACACTTCAGTTGCTCGACGACGAAGGCCTGATCACCGCGAGTGAAACCGAAGGCAGCAAGAAGCGTTTCGAGCTGACCGAACAGGGCCGCGCGGTGGCCGAGAAGATCGAGACCCCGCCGTGGGACGAGATCACCGAAGGTGCCGACCCGGGTCACATGAATCTGCGGGCGGCCGTTGGCCAATTGTTCGGCGCGGTCGGGCAGTCCGCCCACACCGCTTCGGCCGAGCAGCAGCAGCGCATCGTGGACATCCTCAACAATGCGCGGCGCGAGATCTACGGCATTCTCGGCGAAGACTGA
- the glpK gene encoding glycerol kinase GlpK yields MAEFAEFVAAIDQGTTSTRCMIFDHEGAEVARHQLEHEQILPRAGWVEHDPVEIWERTSSVLTSVLNRANLSTKDIAALGITNQRETTLVWNRKTGRPYYNAIVWQDTRTDRIASALERDGRGDVIRRKAGLPPATYFSGAKLQWILENVDGVRAAAENGDALFGTADTWVLWNLTGGPRGGVHATDVTNASRTMLMDLETLDWDDELLSIFAIPRAMLPKIGPSSSPQPYGVTSETGPAGGEVPITGMLGDQHAAMVGQVCLSEGEAKNTYGTGNFLLLNTGETIVRSDNGLLTTVCYQFGDAKPVYALEGSIAVTGAAVQWLRDQLGIISGAAQSESLARQVDDNGGVYFVPAFSGLFAPYWRSDARGAIVGLSRFNTNAHLARATLEAICYQSRDVVDAMAADSGVHLEVLKVDGGITGNDLCMQIQADVLGVDVVRPVVAETTALGAAYAAGLAVGFWADPADLRANWQEGRRWAPAWNDEQRAAGYAGWRKAVRRTLDWVDVT; encoded by the coding sequence TTGGCCGAGTTCGCCGAATTCGTCGCCGCGATCGACCAGGGGACCACCAGCACTCGCTGCATGATCTTCGATCACGAGGGTGCCGAAGTGGCCCGCCATCAACTCGAGCACGAACAGATCCTGCCCCGGGCCGGCTGGGTGGAGCACGACCCGGTCGAAATCTGGGAGCGCACCTCCTCGGTGCTGACGTCGGTGCTGAATCGGGCCAACCTGAGTACGAAAGACATTGCCGCGCTGGGGATCACGAATCAGCGCGAGACGACTCTGGTGTGGAACCGCAAGACCGGGCGGCCCTATTACAACGCGATCGTCTGGCAGGACACCCGCACCGACCGGATCGCGTCGGCGCTCGAACGCGACGGTCGCGGCGACGTGATCCGGCGCAAGGCCGGCCTGCCCCCGGCCACCTATTTTTCCGGTGCCAAGCTGCAGTGGATCCTGGAGAACGTCGATGGGGTGCGCGCGGCCGCCGAAAACGGTGACGCCCTGTTCGGCACCGCCGACACCTGGGTGTTGTGGAACCTGACCGGGGGGCCGCGCGGCGGCGTACACGCCACCGACGTGACCAATGCCAGCCGGACCATGCTGATGGACCTGGAGACCCTGGACTGGGACGACGAGCTCTTGTCGATCTTCGCCATCCCTCGTGCGATGCTGCCGAAGATCGGGCCGTCGTCGTCGCCGCAGCCCTACGGCGTGACGTCGGAGACCGGACCGGCCGGCGGCGAGGTACCGATCACCGGGATGCTCGGCGATCAGCACGCGGCGATGGTGGGTCAGGTGTGCCTGTCCGAGGGCGAAGCCAAAAACACCTACGGCACCGGAAACTTCCTGCTGCTCAACACCGGCGAGACCATCGTGCGGTCAGACAACGGGCTGCTGACCACCGTCTGCTATCAGTTCGGGGACGCCAAACCCGTGTACGCGCTCGAGGGTTCGATCGCGGTGACCGGCGCGGCCGTGCAGTGGCTGCGCGATCAGCTGGGCATCATCAGCGGTGCCGCGCAAAGCGAATCGCTGGCACGCCAGGTCGACGACAACGGCGGAGTCTATTTCGTTCCCGCGTTTTCCGGATTGTTCGCGCCCTACTGGCGATCCGATGCGCGCGGCGCGATCGTCGGCCTGTCCCGCTTCAACACCAACGCGCATCTGGCGCGCGCAACACTGGAGGCGATCTGCTACCAGAGCCGCGACGTGGTGGACGCCATGGCGGCGGATTCTGGTGTGCACCTTGAGGTTTTGAAGGTCGACGGCGGTATCACCGGAAACGACCTGTGCATGCAGATCCAGGCCGACGTGCTGGGCGTGGACGTGGTGCGCCCGGTGGTCGCCGAGACGACCGCGCTGGGCGCCGCCTACGCGGCCGGTCTGGCTGTGGGGTTCTGGGCCGATCCGGCCGACCTGCGCGCCAATTGGCAAGAGGGTAGGCGCTGGGCGCCGGCCTGGAACGACGAGCAGCGCGCCGCGGGTTACGCGGGCTGGCGCAAAGCCGTGCGGCGGACCCTGGATTGGGTCGACGTCACGTGA
- a CDS encoding stage II sporulation protein M encodes MDVDAFVLAHRPTWDRLDRLIGRRRSLSGAEIDELVELYQRVSTHLSMLRSASSDSVLIGRLSSLVARARSAVTGAHAPLSSAFTRFWTVSFPVVAYRTWRWWLATAAAFFAVVVIVALWVAGSPDVQSSLGTPSDIQQLVNHDVESYYSEHPAAAFALQIWVNNSWVSAQCIALSVVLGVPIPFVLFQNAANLGVIAGLMFPAGKGALLLGLLVPHGLLELTAVFLSGATGMRLGWSVISPGDRPRGQVLAEQGRAVVSVAVGLVAVLLVSGLIEALVTPSPLPTFVRVGVGVIAEVAFLSYIVYFGRRGVKAGESGDMAEAPDFVPTR; translated from the coding sequence GTGGATGTCGATGCATTCGTGCTGGCCCATCGCCCGACCTGGGACCGCCTCGACCGATTGATCGGGCGGCGCCGGTCGCTGTCCGGCGCGGAAATCGACGAACTCGTCGAGCTTTACCAGCGGGTCTCCACCCACTTGTCGATGCTGCGCTCGGCGTCGTCGGATTCCGTGTTGATCGGCCGGCTCTCGAGCCTGGTCGCGCGGGCCCGTTCGGCGGTGACGGGTGCCCACGCGCCACTGAGCAGTGCGTTCACCCGGTTCTGGACCGTGTCGTTCCCGGTGGTGGCCTACCGCACCTGGCGGTGGTGGCTGGCCACCGCGGCGGCGTTCTTCGCCGTGGTCGTGATCGTCGCGCTCTGGGTCGCCGGCAGCCCGGATGTGCAGTCCTCGCTCGGAACCCCCAGCGACATCCAGCAATTGGTCAACCACGACGTGGAGTCGTACTACAGCGAGCATCCCGCCGCGGCGTTCGCGCTGCAAATCTGGGTGAACAACTCCTGGGTTTCCGCGCAGTGCATCGCGCTGTCCGTGGTGCTGGGCGTGCCGATTCCCTTTGTGCTGTTTCAGAACGCCGCCAACCTGGGTGTCATCGCCGGCCTGATGTTCCCGGCCGGCAAGGGCGCCCTGCTGCTGGGTTTGCTTGTCCCGCACGGGCTGCTGGAGCTCACGGCGGTATTCCTCTCCGGCGCAACGGGAATGCGGCTGGGCTGGTCGGTGATCTCGCCCGGAGACCGGCCCCGGGGCCAGGTGCTGGCCGAACAGGGCCGCGCCGTCGTCTCGGTCGCCGTGGGTCTGGTTGCGGTGCTGCTGGTCTCGGGGTTGATCGAAGCGCTGGTGACCCCGTCGCCGTTGCCGACGTTCGTGCGGGTCGGCGTCGGCGTCATCGCCGAGGTGGCGTTCTTGTCCTACATCGTGTACTTCGGCCGCCGTGGGGTGAAGGCCGGGGAAAGCGGCGACATGGCCGAGGCGCCGGACTTCGTTCCGACGCGCTGA
- a CDS encoding RDD family protein has product MSEVVTGDAVVLDVQIAQLPVRTLSALIDIVVMVIGYLLGLMLWAATLAQFDTALSNAILLIFTVLVIVGYPLVLETATRGRSVGKIAMGLRVVSDDGGPERFRQALFRALASLVEIWMLFGSPAVICSILSPKAKRIGDIFAGTVVVNERGPRLGPPPMMPPSLAWWASSLQLSGLSAGQAEVARQFLSRATQLDRQLRLQMGYRIAADVVARIAPPPPPGAPPELVLAAVLAERHRRELARLRPVMPAPGPMGPAPWPPPGRAYQGPPGWPAPPPGAAPQRSVGWPDPRSGGPGPGDPGGPDGFSVPH; this is encoded by the coding sequence ATGTCGGAGGTGGTGACCGGGGACGCCGTGGTGCTCGATGTGCAGATCGCCCAGCTGCCGGTGCGGACGCTCAGCGCGCTGATCGATATCGTGGTCATGGTCATCGGCTACCTGCTCGGGCTGATGTTGTGGGCAGCCACCCTGGCGCAATTCGATACCGCACTGAGCAACGCGATCCTGCTGATATTTACGGTGCTGGTAATTGTCGGCTATCCCTTGGTCCTCGAAACGGCAACGCGGGGACGCTCGGTCGGCAAGATCGCGATGGGCCTGCGTGTGGTGTCCGACGATGGCGGCCCAGAACGCTTCCGCCAGGCGCTGTTTCGGGCCCTGGCGTCGCTGGTGGAGATCTGGATGCTGTTCGGGAGCCCGGCCGTCATCTGCAGCATCTTGTCTCCGAAGGCCAAACGGATCGGCGACATCTTCGCCGGTACGGTGGTGGTCAACGAACGCGGACCCCGGCTCGGGCCCCCGCCCATGATGCCGCCCTCCCTGGCATGGTGGGCATCCTCGTTGCAGCTGTCCGGCCTGTCGGCCGGTCAGGCCGAGGTGGCCCGCCAATTCCTTTCCAGGGCAACGCAGCTCGACCGTCAGCTGCGCCTGCAGATGGGATACCGGATCGCCGCTGACGTGGTGGCCCGCATCGCGCCGCCACCACCACCCGGCGCCCCACCGGAACTGGTGCTCGCGGCCGTCCTCGCCGAGCGGCACCGCCGCGAACTGGCCCGGCTGCGCCCGGTCATGCCCGCGCCGGGACCGATGGGGCCGGCGCCATGGCCACCGCCCGGCCGTGCATACCAGGGCCCGCCAGGCTGGCCCGCCCCGCCGCCGGGCGCGGCGCCGCAACGATCCGTCGGATGGCCTGACCCGCGATCGGGAGGTCCCGGCCCGGGAGACCCCGGCGGGCCGGACGGTTTCTCAGTGCCGCACTAG